The following proteins come from a genomic window of Synergistaceae bacterium:
- a CDS encoding radical SAM protein, with the protein MQNVKKSINEILSLTGQKIIGINPPVYDFSFADLWSKPMGLLYLLEKLKRNGNEVFLLDSIHEGSSQIKTYGRARIDSVEINKPPVYQGIKRRYHRFGLGTEEIRKKLLAIGKPDVVFLTSLMTYWYGGVKEIIDLTREIFDDTPIILGGIYAKLCPKHTETLAADYIVTDNWLPDVPYPAMNLYENITYGVTMTSFGCPLSCEYCASNILWPTFYKRNIAEVLGEIEMQNNLGATDFAFYDDALLLNKEAYSYPLFEKISAFYKSSIRLHTPNGLHVREIDAKCAEMLKSTNFVTLRLSLESIDTEIARTGSDKVKWNEYESAVKNLLNVGYSTNDCETYILLGLPGQSLKSVKDTIRFVRDCGGKPKLAEFSPIPGTVTFAHAVKEIPALATEPLLHNNSVYSSWISKNMEPEELQELKDLASRKA; encoded by the coding sequence ATGCAAAACGTAAAAAAAAGTATAAATGAAATATTATCTCTGACAGGACAAAAAATAATCGGGATCAATCCTCCCGTTTATGATTTTTCTTTTGCTGATCTTTGGTCTAAACCGATGGGATTACTCTATCTTCTTGAAAAGTTAAAAAGGAACGGAAACGAAGTTTTTCTTCTTGATTCAATACATGAGGGGTCATCCCAAATAAAAACTTATGGCAGAGCGAGAATAGATTCTGTGGAGATAAATAAACCTCCTGTATATCAGGGAATAAAAAGAAGGTATCATCGATTTGGATTAGGAACAGAAGAGATAAGGAAAAAGCTGCTTGCCATTGGCAAACCGGACGTTGTGTTTTTGACCTCTCTTATGACCTACTGGTATGGCGGAGTAAAAGAAATAATAGATCTCACTCGTGAGATATTTGATGACACGCCTATCATTCTTGGAGGAATCTATGCCAAATTATGTCCGAAACACACCGAAACTCTTGCGGCAGACTACATTGTCACAGACAATTGGCTACCTGATGTTCCCTATCCTGCTATGAATCTTTATGAAAATATAACATATGGAGTAACTATGACCTCTTTCGGTTGCCCTCTTTCATGTGAATACTGTGCTTCAAATATTTTATGGCCCACATTTTATAAACGAAACATTGCTGAGGTACTCGGAGAAATAGAGATGCAAAACAATCTTGGAGCGACTGACTTTGCATTTTATGATGATGCACTTCTATTAAATAAAGAAGCCTATTCTTATCCTCTCTTTGAAAAAATCTCAGCTTTTTATAAATCTTCTATCCGTCTACATACTCCTAACGGTCTTCACGTAAGAGAGATAGATGCGAAATGTGCGGAAATGTTAAAGAGCACAAACTTTGTCACGTTAAGACTGTCCCTTGAGAGTATCGACACAGAAATTGCAAGAACAGGCAGTGATAAAGTAAAGTGGAATGAGTATGAAAGCGCCGTTAAAAACCTTTTAAATGTTGGTTATAGCACGAATGACTGTGAGACATATATTCTTTTAGGCTTGCCCGGACAGAGTTTGAAGTCAGTGAAGGATACAATAAGATTTGTCCGAGATTGCGGCGGCAAACCTAAACTTGCAGAATTTTCTCCCATTCCGGGAACAGTTACATTCGCACATGCTGTTAAGGAGATTCCTGCTCTTGCCACGGAACCTCTGCTACATAATAATTCTGTCTACTCATCTTGGATATCGAAGAATATGGAGCCGGAAGAGCTGCAAGAGCTAAAAGATTTGGCATCACGGAAAGCATAG
- a CDS encoding ATP-binding cassette domain-containing protein — protein MLEVKNLGLTLKGDDGEVEILRNVNFTLEDKKIYVMTGPNGGGKSAISKSIMGIYQPTAGQILLDGVDITNKELYERARMGVGYAFQQPARFKGIKVRELLEMAAGDIGLLEMCDLLYDVGLCSQDYIDREINASFSGGEVKRIEIATILARDLKLAIFDEPEAGIDLWSMQRLRETFEIMNKKHNTTILIVSHQERILDLADEVIMVTDGTVSEITDREKILGEIRQIDSDCRCRQICNKGGNTVAECDR, from the coding sequence ATGTTAGAAGTTAAAAACCTGGGATTAACGCTAAAAGGCGACGATGGTGAAGTCGAAATACTCAGAAATGTAAACTTCACTCTTGAAGACAAAAAAATATATGTAATGACCGGCCCTAACGGAGGCGGTAAATCTGCTATTTCCAAATCTATAATGGGCATCTATCAACCTACGGCTGGCCAAATCTTGCTTGATGGCGTTGATATTACAAACAAAGAGCTCTATGAGAGAGCACGTATGGGTGTGGGCTATGCTTTCCAGCAGCCAGCACGTTTTAAGGGGATTAAAGTCCGCGAACTTTTAGAGATGGCGGCAGGCGATATAGGATTGCTTGAAATGTGTGACCTTCTCTACGATGTTGGACTCTGTTCGCAAGATTATATAGACCGAGAAATTAACGCGAGCTTTTCCGGTGGCGAAGTGAAGAGAATAGAAATAGCTACTATTTTAGCCAGAGATTTAAAACTTGCTATATTTGATGAGCCCGAGGCAGGCATAGATTTATGGAGCATGCAAAGACTGAGAGAAACATTTGAAATCATGAATAAAAAACATAACACTACGATATTGATTGTTTCTCATCAAGAGAGAATACTGGATTTGGCTGACGAAGTCATAATGGTAACAGACGGTACGGTTTCAGAGATAACCGATAGAGAAAAAATACTTGGTGAGATTCGCCAAATAGACTCCGATTGTCGTTGCCGTCAGATTTGCAACAAAGGAGGGAATACAGTTGCTGAATGCGATAGATAA
- a CDS encoding GIY-YIG nuclease family protein has translation MTAYVYIVRCSDSTLYTGWTYDVDKRILAHNNGSGAKYTRGRTPVLLCYTESFETKEEALSREMEIKKLKRSEKEKLLEC, from the coding sequence ATGACGGCCTATGTATATATTGTTAGATGTTCTGACAGTACACTCTACACGGGTTGGACATATGACGTGGATAAACGTATTCTGGCTCACAACAATGGGTCCGGAGCAAAATATACTAGAGGCAGAACTCCTGTTTTGCTGTGTTATACAGAGTCTTTCGAAACCAAGGAAGAAGCGCTCTCTCGTGAGATGGAAATCAAAAAGCTCAAGCGCTCAGAGAAGGAAAAGCTTTTGGAGTGTTAG
- a CDS encoding SufD family Fe-S cluster assembly protein has translation MLNAIDKNMLSQIAGLEELPEGAYNIRKDGEGIERHITENIDILPKKDKQGIDVIIKPETKGETVYIPVIISKNMTDTVYNSFEVGENSDVTIVAGCGIHNSCGNKAQHDGIHEFFVRKGAKMKYIEKHYGEGEGTGMKILNPKTVIEVEEDATVELEMLQIRGVDNTVRDTEVHLHKNASLVVMERLLTDLDQTAESNTTINLLGEDASAQIISRSVAKDESKQVFHFKLCGYGKCRGHIQCDSIIMDQAQVSSIPEISAFASDAELIHEAAIGKIASEQMTKLMSLGLTNEEAEETILKGFLK, from the coding sequence TTGCTGAATGCGATAGATAAAAACATGCTCTCACAAATTGCAGGGCTGGAAGAACTTCCGGAAGGTGCATATAACATCAGAAAAGATGGAGAGGGCATAGAACGTCACATAACTGAAAATATAGACATTCTCCCTAAGAAAGACAAACAGGGAATTGATGTAATCATAAAACCGGAAACCAAAGGAGAAACTGTTTATATCCCGGTTATTATCTCAAAAAACATGACCGATACGGTTTACAACAGTTTTGAAGTGGGAGAGAACTCAGATGTTACTATTGTTGCTGGCTGTGGTATACACAATTCATGCGGTAACAAAGCTCAACATGATGGGATCCACGAGTTTTTTGTACGCAAGGGCGCGAAAATGAAATATATCGAAAAACATTACGGCGAGGGAGAGGGAACCGGGATGAAAATCCTAAATCCCAAAACAGTGATAGAAGTTGAAGAGGACGCTACCGTTGAGCTGGAAATGCTTCAGATAAGGGGAGTCGACAACACAGTAAGAGATACAGAGGTACATTTACACAAAAATGCTAGTTTGGTAGTGATGGAGAGACTGCTTACTGATTTGGATCAAACAGCCGAATCAAACACAACCATTAATTTGCTCGGAGAGGACGCCTCAGCACAGATAATCTCTCGTTCTGTGGCAAAAGACGAATCAAAGCAAGTTTTTCATTTCAAGTTGTGCGGCTACGGAAAATGTCGCGGTCATATCCAGTGCGACTCAATTATTATGGATCAGGCACAAGTTTCGTCTATCCCTGAGATATCTGCGTTTGCTTCTGATGCAGAGTTAATTCACGAAGCCGCCATTGGCAAAATTGCCTCAGAGCAGATGACAAAATTAATGTCTCTAGGATTAACAAATGAAGAGGCGGAAGAAACAATTTTAAAAGGGTTCCTGAAATAA
- the recQ gene encoding DNA helicase RecQ — translation MSQSKLPIDILKNEFGYVSFRRGQEPVIDAILRGDDVIGVMPTGAGKSLCYQIPAILSKSTTVVISPLISLMKDQVDALVQNDISAVSINSTMEWDDVVSTFNLVAEGKVKLLYIAPERFNNKSFLRFFHSIKVELLVIDEAHCVSQWGHDFRPAYLNIAPVIASLSKRPVVAAFTATATPEVQEDIKIRLGLISPLIIATGFDRENLFFQVEHPDIKIDFLLNYVKKHRSHSGIIYCSTRKNVEEVCSKICRTGISAVRYHAGLSDEERKSNQEAFISDEVGIIVATNAFGMGIDKSNVRYVIHYNMPPNMDAYYQEAGRAGRDGLPADCILLFGAKDITTARYFISQIENTDIKKADYKKLRVMLNYCHSEKCLRASILSYFGEEVEKENCGSCGNCKSEAELVDITESAKKILSSVYRMKESSGGRNFGSSILIDVLRGSKKAQIKALGFDKISTWGIMKEESVKSLRRKVDFLISENFLQTEDTEFPVLSFNQKSIDFLNGDSKLVMRQKGEKRIFKDSSLTSEKLPEGTMDEELFEILRSLRKQLSTEEGRPPFFVFSDKSLTAMAIAQPTNRSKFMAMPGVGEVKLEKYGKDFIRVIKSWKENKLY, via the coding sequence TTGTCACAATCTAAGTTGCCAATAGATATTCTTAAAAATGAGTTTGGATACGTATCTTTTCGTAGAGGACAGGAACCCGTTATCGACGCCATACTCAGAGGAGATGACGTAATTGGCGTTATGCCAACTGGAGCCGGGAAGTCACTTTGTTACCAGATTCCTGCTATTTTAAGCAAAAGTACAACAGTAGTAATTTCTCCTCTCATTTCACTTATGAAAGACCAAGTTGATGCACTTGTACAAAATGACATATCAGCAGTCTCCATAAACAGCACTATGGAGTGGGATGATGTTGTTTCAACTTTTAATTTAGTAGCGGAAGGAAAAGTTAAACTTCTCTATATTGCACCAGAACGCTTCAACAATAAAAGTTTTCTTCGTTTTTTTCACTCTATTAAAGTAGAGCTGCTTGTTATTGATGAGGCGCACTGTGTTTCTCAATGGGGACACGATTTTAGGCCAGCATATTTGAATATTGCACCCGTTATAGCATCTCTGAGTAAACGACCCGTAGTAGCTGCGTTTACAGCAACCGCAACTCCGGAAGTGCAAGAAGACATCAAGATACGTCTCGGACTAATATCTCCGTTAATTATTGCAACGGGTTTCGATAGAGAAAACCTTTTTTTTCAGGTGGAGCATCCGGATATTAAAATAGATTTCCTGCTGAATTATGTAAAAAAACATCGCTCACATTCCGGCATAATTTACTGTTCTACGAGAAAAAATGTGGAAGAAGTTTGTAGCAAGATATGTCGCACAGGGATATCTGCCGTTCGCTATCATGCCGGGTTGAGTGATGAAGAGAGAAAGAGCAATCAAGAGGCTTTCATATCGGATGAAGTAGGGATAATCGTTGCGACAAACGCTTTTGGCATGGGCATAGATAAGTCAAATGTTCGATATGTAATTCACTATAATATGCCCCCTAACATGGATGCTTACTATCAAGAAGCAGGCCGGGCAGGAAGAGATGGGCTCCCGGCGGACTGTATTCTTTTGTTTGGAGCTAAAGATATAACTACAGCTCGCTACTTCATATCACAAATTGAAAATACTGACATTAAAAAAGCGGACTATAAAAAACTTAGAGTTATGCTAAATTACTGTCATTCAGAAAAATGTCTCAGGGCTTCAATTTTGAGCTACTTCGGAGAGGAAGTTGAGAAAGAAAACTGTGGTTCTTGCGGCAACTGTAAATCAGAGGCGGAACTTGTAGATATTACAGAAAGTGCAAAAAAAATACTTTCTTCCGTCTATCGCATGAAAGAAAGCAGCGGAGGCCGTAATTTCGGCAGTTCTATCTTAATAGATGTTCTTCGCGGCTCAAAAAAAGCACAAATTAAGGCTTTGGGATTTGATAAAATTTCAACCTGGGGAATAATGAAAGAAGAGAGTGTAAAAAGTTTACGAAGAAAAGTAGACTTTCTGATTTCCGAAAACTTCTTGCAGACAGAAGACACAGAGTTTCCAGTCCTTTCCTTCAATCAAAAAAGCATTGATTTTCTAAACGGAGATTCAAAACTAGTAATGAGACAAAAAGGCGAGAAAAGAATTTTTAAAGACTCATCTCTCACGTCCGAAAAGCTTCCGGAAGGGACGATGGACGAAGAGCTATTTGAAATATTGCGTTCACTCAGGAAACAGCTGTCGACAGAAGAAGGGCGTCCTCCATTCTTTGTATTTTCCGATAAAAGCCTAACAGCCATGGCAATAGCACAGCCCACAAATAGAAGTAAATTTATGGCAATGCCAGGTGTTGGTGAAGTAAAGCTCGAAAAATATGGGAAAGATTTTATCAGAGTGATAAAAAGTTGGAAAGAAAATAAACTTTATTAG
- a CDS encoding iron-containing alcohol dehydrogenase: MLNFYYSVPTEIFFGENQINVLGEQIKKYGSRILLVYGGGSIKATGIYEEVVKILKENNIYFCELPSVEPNPKISSVRDGIRLCKDNKIDLILAVGGGSVIDCAKVIGAGYYYEGDPWEIVLDYRKIKKVLPIATVLTLSATGSEMNAGAVITNLETNEKLSTFHEEMVPKFSILDPTYTFTVPKEQTAAGTADIMSHIFEVYFSTTKSAYLQDRMSEALLLTCIKYGKLAIDEPENYEARANLMWASSLAINGLLSLGKETEWSVHAMQHELSAFYDITHGVGLAILTPHWMEYVLDKHTVDNFVEYGVNVWGINPTVYNFKIARMAIQKTRDFFVSLGIPTTLREIGIGEERFEEMAKHAVSNGKIGNIKPLDSQDVLNIFKAAL; the protein is encoded by the coding sequence ATGTTAAATTTTTATTATTCTGTGCCGACTGAAATATTTTTTGGTGAGAATCAGATTAACGTGTTGGGAGAACAAATAAAAAAATATGGGAGCAGAATTCTTCTCGTATATGGAGGAGGAAGCATAAAAGCAACGGGGATATATGAGGAAGTAGTAAAAATTCTAAAAGAGAACAACATATATTTTTGCGAACTTCCCTCAGTTGAACCCAACCCGAAAATATCAAGCGTAAGAGACGGAATCAGGCTATGTAAGGATAACAAAATAGACTTAATCCTCGCAGTGGGCGGAGGAAGCGTTATAGATTGTGCAAAAGTTATTGGTGCCGGCTATTATTACGAGGGAGACCCGTGGGAGATAGTTCTTGACTACAGAAAAATCAAAAAAGTTCTACCTATTGCAACGGTATTGACCCTATCTGCAACCGGTTCTGAAATGAATGCCGGAGCAGTAATAACAAATTTAGAAACTAATGAGAAACTTTCTACATTTCACGAAGAAATGGTTCCAAAGTTCTCAATTCTTGATCCTACTTATACCTTTACCGTGCCTAAAGAACAAACTGCAGCCGGTACGGCAGATATAATGAGCCATATTTTTGAAGTCTACTTCAGCACCACAAAAAGTGCATATCTACAAGACAGAATGTCAGAGGCACTCCTTTTAACTTGCATAAAATATGGGAAACTCGCCATAGATGAGCCGGAGAACTATGAGGCCAGAGCCAACTTGATGTGGGCTTCCAGTCTTGCAATAAATGGCCTTTTAAGTCTGGGGAAAGAGACAGAGTGGAGCGTACACGCAATGCAGCACGAACTGAGTGCATTTTATGACATAACTCATGGTGTAGGACTTGCGATTCTAACGCCTCATTGGATGGAGTATGTGCTCGATAAACATACCGTAGATAACTTCGTTGAATATGGAGTAAATGTTTGGGGAATTAACCCCACCGTTTACAACTTCAAGATAGCCCGTATGGCTATTCAGAAAACGAGAGATTTCTTTGTATCCCTAGGAATTCCCACCACACTTAGAGAAATAGGCATTGGAGAAGAAAGATTTGAGGAGATGGCAAAACATGCCGTTTCGAACGGAAAGATTGGAAATATCAAGCCATTGGACTCTCAGGACGTTCTAAACATATTTAAAGCAGCTTTATAG